GTGAAGGGCCAGTGTGGGAGGAGTCAGCGCAGACACTGCTGTTTGTCGACATCGTGGGGCAGAAAATCCACCGGTGGAGTCCAAACACCAATCAGATCCAGTCTGTGGAGACAGGTTGACTACTCAGCATATAGGACACATCTGAGTTATGTGTTAATTCTATCTGcatgtctcacctgtctgcctaCCTGTCCCCCAGGTGACACAGTGGGCTTTGCAGTTCCTCGCAGGTCAGGTGGTTATGTTGCAGGTGTAGGTAGAAGCATTGTGGCTGTTGATTGGTCGACTCAGACGATGTCTTCATTGGCGGAAGTTGATGAGGACAAACCTACCAACCGCCTGAATGACGGGAAGGTCGATCCTTTTGGTCGCCTGCTGGCAGGTCAGTATGGacacctgtctgcctgctttctATCTGAGGTAGTGTTGCCATGGTCACAGTTTGTGGTGTCCCAGGTACAATGGAGGTGAGACCTGCTGAGGTTCAGAGACAACAAGgatctctgttctctgtgacCTCCGACCTCACCGTGACTAAACACCTGGACAAGGTAAAATCACCTGTCTATCTGTATCGGACTGTCTGTACCTCCCTGTACCTGTCCATACTGCTCTGAACCGGTCTGTACCGGTCTGTACCTGTCTCACTCTCAGGTGGACATATCTAACGGGATGGACTGGTCTCTGGATCAGAGGACATTTTACTACATTGacagtttgtctctgactgTTGACGCCTTCGACTATGactcacacacaggacagaTCGGTAACTGTACTTACACTGCAGTATATATGTGAAACTGTGTATTTCTACTGCAG
This genomic interval from Acanthopagrus latus isolate v.2019 chromosome 24, fAcaLat1.1, whole genome shotgun sequence contains the following:
- the rgn gene encoding regucalcin, with translation MMSSVKVESVLRASALIGEGPVWEESAQTLLFVDIVGQKIHRWSPNTNQIQSVETGDTVGFAVPRRSGGYVAGVGRSIVAVDWSTQTMSSLAEVDEDKPTNRLNDGKVDPFGRLLAGTMEVRPAEVQRQQGSLFSVTSDLTVTKHLDKVDISNGMDWSLDQRTFYYIDSLSLTVDAFDYDSHTGQIGNRRVVYHMEEGEGLPDGMTLDVKGHLWVACFNGGRVINIDPATGVRLQTVPLPVMKTTSCCFGGPDYSDLYVTSASLGLSQSERRLQPLAGDIFRVTGLGVKGCASNSFSG